The Salicibibacter halophilus DNA window CAGCCGATGATAAAACGCGTCATTTCACTCTGAATATCAGCGCCGATCAATGCCGGAAGTAACATATCCGCGAATCCGATCAACATTGTTTCCGATGCAGCCTGTGCTTCTGGCACTTGCATCAGTTCCAAAATCGGAATAAAAGGAAGGCCGAGCCATTGAAAAACCGGTGTATGCTCGGCGATGATAATCATCGTCGTACCAAGCGTTACGACGATGGGAATGACGGCTAACCACATTTCCAAAACGTTTCTGAAGCCATTTTTCCCCGCTTCTTGTGCGCTGGCATGAGTAGCTCGCGCGAGTGCACCACGCCACGCGCGGGTGAATGCCGATTGATCGGGATTTTCATTTCGTTTTTTCGGTTCCGCCTGGGGATAATAGTCTTCGCTTTTTCTTGAAAGCGGCGGAATCCGCGGCATGATAATAGCGGCGACAAAGCCGGCGATGATGATCGTCATGTAATAGGGGAGGAACATATGGGTCAGTTCAAGATACCCGAGAACGACGATGGTAAATGTAATGGATACGATATTAAATGTTGTTCCCAAAACGGCTGCTTCCCGTTTTGTATAATAGCCTTGTTCATATTGCTGGTTTGTTAATAATACACCGATGGCCGCATCCCCGAGCCATGAAGCCAAACTGTCGATGGACGAACGGCCGGGCATCGTAAAAAGCGGCCGCATAATAACGTGCAGCAATGCCCCTGCAAACTCTAACAGACCAAAGTTCATTAACAGCGGCAAGAAGAGACCGGCAAACAAAAAGATCGTGAGCAAAAAGGAGGCCAGTCCAAGGATTTCTCCACCGGTTGCATCCCCCCAAAACCATGCCGGTCCCCACTCAAAGAGAATGGCAACCGCGAATATAAATCCGATGATCCGTATGACAAACCATACGGGCGTCACGGAAAAAAGGGATTCAAAAAATGAACGCCGCATCCATTCCGGATGGAGGTAACGATAAATCACCGTTCCAACTACCGAAATGGCGGTAAGAATTACGATAAGTTCCCCCAAGATCGGTGAAAGCAAGGCGTTAAGGGTTTCGGCCAACCATGCAATCGGTATGGTGAGCTCCCCGTCTACGGTAATCGGCGTAATAAATACAATGATTCCAATGATGGAGGGAAGAAGAAATTTAAGCATGTGCGTACTATTAAACTGCTTTTCAGACAATCGATCACTTCCAAACTAAAATCGTGGGTAAAAAACATAGAAGCGCGGGTGAAAAAAGAGGATAGAAGAACATTCCGGAGGGTAAAAGTGGATGGAGAGGGGAGAGGCATTCTCCCCTCTCATCTTAAGAATGAACGTTCCGGAACTTCGTCGAAGTTCATTCGAATCCGTTCAACTTATCCAGTGCATCTTCAAGCTCACGCAAAGTAGAGATCTCAACGTCCGGCACTATCGATGTATCGGGTTCGGCATCATCCCGGTTCACCCAAATCGTCTTGAGTTCGGAGCGGTTGCCGCCAACTATGTCCGTATGCAAATTATCCCCAATCATGACGGTTTGATTCCGCTCGGTGTCCAGTTGGTGGAGTGCATGGGAAAAGATAGATGGATCAGGTTTCCCCACTCCAAAAGCTCCGGAAATAATGATCCGGTCAAAATGGGGAATAAGCGCCTTTGTCATTTGCAACTTTTTCAATTGTAAGCTGGGAGCACCGTTGGTTACGAGTGCAAGTTGGTAAGGCACATTCATTTTTGTTAACACTTCAAACGTTTCTTCGTACACATAAGGAAGGGTTTCCCTATATTCAATGAAGCGTTTGGAAAGCTCCCGCGCCAATGAAAAATCTTCAATGCCTACTTTTTTCAATGCCTCCGTCCAAACTTCAAACTGGTACATGCGGATGTTTGCTCCCATTTCCCGAAGGCGGACGTCATGAATGTCATCAAACGT harbors:
- a CDS encoding HAD family hydrolase, yielding MIHTLLFDLDDTLLWDKKSVSEALLATCNEAYRQAGVESDALMEAVRAVAPSLYEKQSFYPLTTALGINPFEGLWGTFDDIHDVRLREMGANIRMYQFEVWTEALKKVGIEDFSLARELSKRFIEYRETLPYVYEETFEVLTKMNVPYQLALVTNGAPSLQLKKLQMTKALIPHFDRIIISGAFGVGKPDPSIFSHALHQLDTERNQTVMIGDNLHTDIVGGNRSELKTIWVNRDDAEPDTSIVPDVEISTLRELEDALDKLNGFE
- a CDS encoding YjiH family protein, whose amino-acid sequence is MLKFLLPSIIGIIVFITPITVDGELTIPIAWLAETLNALLSPILGELIVILTAISVVGTVIYRYLHPEWMRRSFFESLFSVTPVWFVIRIIGFIFAVAILFEWGPAWFWGDATGGEILGLASFLLTIFLFAGLFLPLLMNFGLLEFAGALLHVIMRPLFTMPGRSSIDSLASWLGDAAIGVLLTNQQYEQGYYTKREAAVLGTTFNIVSITFTIVVLGYLELTHMFLPYYMTIIIAGFVAAIIMPRIPPLSRKSEDYYPQAEPKKRNENPDQSAFTRAWRGALARATHASAQEAGKNGFRNVLEMWLAVIPIVVTLGTTMIIIAEHTPVFQWLGLPFIPILELMQVPEAQAASETMLIGFADMLLPALIGADIQSEMTRFIIGCLSITQLIYMSEVGGMILGSKIPITFWELVMIFLLRTIITLPIIVLCAHIIF